One window of Vanessa atalanta chromosome 9, ilVanAtal1.2, whole genome shotgun sequence genomic DNA carries:
- the LOC125066256 gene encoding ligand-gated ion channel 4-like, translating into MASGSAALLIVLHIFIIGARRVTCLCDNVTSISTQVDLLLAEYDRGAFLVSPVHVKAALDVQHATIDEKTSTVRLLAALYLSWEDKRLSWNATSWGCGKALVSVERLWLPDVGVLSAATAGGIGGDVGLRARLTSDGRVSWVVRLDLVSPLSLTLDAWPRDVHEIIYKFGSRSHTTDELNLTSSDMEHAMVFESGTWELLSVRSTDMTWQRLDVEQQVLVWKLTMRRRAPAHALATMAVLYSCIVLLVAAMLLPPASRPALCATAALTAALWLIAALARLPGSTSAPRAMSLMCAACTCSAAAAAGAALVLRVARCSAPPPHALRVLVTSTSTFCKLGPPEGSNAEWSAWAAAAQLLDHVLLGAILLTLFVVACFTF; encoded by the exons ATGGCGTCCGGATCGGCAGCGTTGCTGATAGTACTTCACATCTTTATTatcg GCGCAAGAAGAGTAACGTGTTTGTGTGATAATGTGACGTCGATATCGACTCAAGTGGATCTACTGCTGGCGGAATACGACCGCGGTGCGTTTCTCGTCTCTCCCGTGCACGTAAAGGCCGCACTCGACGTACAACATGCCACCATTGACGAGAAGACCTCTACTGTCAGATTGTTAGCCGCACTGTATTTG AGTTGGGAGGACAAACGTCTTTCTTGGAATGCGACTAGTTGGGGCTGTGGTAAAGCTTTAGTGTCAGTAGAACGCTTATGGCTACCTGACGTGGGCGTGCTTAGCGCGGCCACCGCTGGTGGCATCGGTGGCGACGTGGGGCTGCGGGCAAGACTCACCAGCGATGGACGCGTCTCTTGGGTTGTGCGTCTCGATCTCGTTTCTCCTCTCTCTCTTACTCTCGACGCCTGGCCCAGGGATGTGCATGAGATCATCTACAAATTTGGCTCCCGGTCGCATACTACTGATGAACTTAATTTAACGTCCAGTGATATGGAG cACGCGATGGTATTCGAATCAGGAACTTGGGAACTATTATCAGTGAGAAGTACAGATATGACATGGCAGCGATTGGACGTAGAACAGCAAGTGCTAGTGTGGAAACTGACTATGCGCAGGCGAGCGCCCGCACACGCACTTGCGACAATGGCAGTGTTGTACTCGTGTATAGTGCTGCTGGTAGCTGCTATGTTACTGCCACCTGCTTCGAGACCTGCGCTCTGTGCGACTGCAGCCCTTACCGCTGCCTTGTG GTTGATCGCGGCGCTAGCGCGTCTGCCGGGTTCGACGTCGGCGCCGCGCGCTATGTCGCTGATGTGCGCGGCGTGCACGTGCAgcgcagcggcggcggcgggcgcagCATTGGTGCTACGCGTGGCGCGCTGCTCCGCACCTCCGCCGCACGCGTTACGCGTTCTCGTTACATCTACCTCCACCTTTTGCAAGCTCGGACCTCCAGag GGCAGCAATGCGGAGTGGAGCGCGTGGGCAGCGGCGGCGCAGTTGCTGGACCATGTGCTGCTCGGTGCCATTCTACTTACTCTATTCGTCGTCGCGTGCTTTACGTTCTAA
- the LOC125066347 gene encoding glutamate receptor ionotropic, kainate glr-3-like encodes MDFLRFIISYFASKNLTFLTAFLCWKPENVNKLAMFGREAGVRLRIYQDFQQLPELPPYRTFREGMLLDTLCDNATLVLDKASENRAFNLRHSWLLIDDSPYNVSNVEQVLENTIILPDADLTWASADALMDVYRVKLGEPLVVSNLGVPKSQQELQKMWHTLPTAVTRRKDLKNVYLNSATIISQPQYFKGWSDLTNRQIDTFPKLTYPLLMLCGEDLHFRFNLKQVDLYGEERNGTFNGLVGRMQRGELEVGVTSMFMRADRWRVLHYCAETVELKGAFLFRQPSRSAVSNVFALPFSRGVWAASAAVFAGAGALLALFGSVARWSRTPDHAAVRLTVTESFTYAIGTICQQGSDLSPQLWSVRLLMFCTLLASLFAFTSYSAKIVAILQAPSNALRTIDDLTHSPMDLGVQETTYKRVYFAESKDPATQVLYRRKLLPLGERAYLSVVDGIARVRSGLFAFQVEQSSGYDIISKTYTEREKCGLKEIKAFTLPMVAVPVRKHSGYRDLLGARLRWQREVGLMDRFRRVWMCARPKCDAGRGGFVSVGLVDILPAAHALLAGALVAAALLPLEKLLRRRGAVERSRALTRVT; translated from the exons ATGGACTTCCTTAGATTCATAATTTCCTACTTCGCTTCAAAAAATCTTACATTTTTGACTGCTTTCCTATGTTGGAAGCCAG aaaatgTCAATAAACTGGCGATGTTTGGGCGTGAGGCAGGTGTGAGGTTGCGCATCTATCAGGACTTCCAGCAGCTGCCGGAGTTGCCTCCTTATCGCACATTTAGAGAGGGAATGCTACTCGACACCCTTTGTGATAATGCAACACTCGTTTTAGATAAA GCATCTGAAAATCGTGCATTCAATTTGCGTCATTCCTGGCTCCTGATCGATGATTCGCCGTACAATGTCAGTAATGTGGAGCAAGTTTTAGAGAATACTATCATCCTCCCCGATGCAGACTTGACATGGGCATCGGCAGACGCGTTGATGGATGTGTACCGGGTGAAACTTGGAGAACCGCTTGTGGTATCTAATCTTGGAGTTCCAAAGAGTCAACAAGAGCTTCAAAAAATGTGGCATACGTTACCAACGGCTGTTACAAGaagaaaagatttaaaaaacgtttatttgaATTCGGCTACTATA ATCAGCCAACCTCAATATTTCAAAGGATGGTCGGATTTAACAAATCGACAGATCGATACCTTCCCGAAGTTGACGTATCCGTTACTTATGCTGTGCGGCGAAGATTTACATTTCAG gtttaatttaaaacaagtgGACTTGTACGGCGAAGAGCGTAACGGCACGTTCAACGGTCTGGTGGGGCGTATGCAGCGCGGAGAGCTCGAAGTCGGCGTCACCTCCATGTTCATGCGCGCAGATCGCTGGCGAGTTCTGCACTACTGTGCTGAGACCGTGGAATTAAA GGGCGCCTTTTTGTTTCGTCAGCCGTCTCGCTCGGCGGTGTCGAATGTGTTCGCGCTGCCGTTTAGCCGCGGGGTGTGGGCTGCGTCAGCGGCAGTGTTCGCGGGTGCGGGCGCACTGCTAGCACTGTTCGGGAGCGTGGCGCGGTGGAGTCGCACGCCCGATCACGCCGCAGTCAGGCTTACAGTCACGGAGAGCTTTACGTACGCGATCGGCACTATATGCCAGCAAG GTTCAGATTTATCTCCACAGCTGTGGTCCGTCCGGCTGCTTATGTTTTGCACACTCCTAGCATCGCTATTCGCGTTTACATCGTACTCAGCAAAGATAGTAGCGATCCTGCAGGCGCCGAGCAACGCCTTACGCACAATAGATGATCTCACACACTCGCCCATGGACCTCGGTGTACAAGAGACCACTTACAAAAGAGTTTATTTTGCA GAGAGCAAGGACCCGGCGACACAAGTGTTGTATAGACGGAAGCTGCTGCCACTGGGTGAGCGCGCCTACTTAAGCGTGGTAGACGGCATCGCGCGTGTGCGCTCGGGTCTATTTGCATTTCAG GTGGAACAGAGCTCGGGCTACGACATTATTAGCAAGACGTACACGGAACGTGAAAAGTGCGGCTTAAAGGAGATCAAGGCGTTCACGCTGCCCATGGTGGCAGTGCCCGTGCGTAAACACTCAGGGTACAGGGACCTGCTTGGTGCTAG ACTGCGGTGGCAGCGTGAGGTTGGCTTGATGGATCGCTTCCGGCGCGTGTGGATGTGCGCACGTCCAAAGTGCGATGCGGGACGCGGTGGCTTCGTGAGCGTTGGACTCGTGGATATCCTTCCGGCTGCGCATGCGCTGCTCGCCGGAGCACTGGTCGCCGCTGCGCTGCTGCCGCTCGAGAAGCTACTGCGCCGACGAGGAGCCGTTGAGCGCTCAAGAGCGTTGACTCGTGTTACGTAG
- the LOC125066261 gene encoding solute carrier family 52, riboflavin transporter, member 3-B isoform X5, with amino-acid sequence MWGAQRRILLDVLMACWGLGTWLGVNGLYVQLPLLVERLPEGWALPSSMTVAIQLANVGLIAYAILRRLFPRAPDAPYIYILLVIGTVALYLNSFLYTETAMIGGTERSFSFLALTFFAALVGCTSSVLFYPYLRHFRDVYLATYLVGEGLSGFIPSILALIQGIGGEPECVYSPDNSTVTAIYPPARFNSTVFLILLGCLSALSLVSFAFVDNCSAFLSERVKESEAAKEEEATTELESIFQLKWVSVLVLMAFLNALMNGALPSVQTYSCMPYGTNIYHLAVTLGAMANPAACLAGVWLQPVPSRVLAAMLTFVLLPLGYIFTTAALSPTPPLYSDTIGRVLVVLSWVAVSGLVSYARMWVYGWARRGGAGGMRACGAATQVGSALGSLAFFFIVNYGNVFTQPDACPAPSS; translated from the exons ATGTGGGGAGCACAACGACGTATCCTCCTCGATGTGTTGATGGCCTGCTGGGGCCTAGGCACCTGGCTCGGCGTCAATGGTCTTTACGTGCAACTGCCTCTGCTCGTCGAGCGACTGCCCGAAGGATGGGCTCTTCCGTCGTCGATGACGGTCGCCATCCAACTTGCAAACGTTGGCCTGATCGCTTACGCTATCTTAAGAAGACTTTTCCCGCGAGCACCCGATGCtccttacatttatatattgctCGTGATCGGTACAGTGGCTCTCTACCTGAACTCTTTCTTATACACAGAGACTGCGATGATTGGTGGAACCGAACGTTCGTTTTCGTTTTTAGCGCTAACGTTCTTTGCAGCATTAGTGGGCTGCACAAGTTCAGTGTTGTTCTACCCGTACTTAAGACATTTCCGTGACGTCTACCTCGCTACGTACTTAGTGGGTGAAGGATTAAGTGGTTTTATACCGAGTATACTCGCGTTGATTCAAGGTATCGGTGGTGAACCGGAATGCGTTTACTCGCCGGATAACTCGACGGTCACGGCCATATACCCACCGGCGCGGTTCAACTCGACAGTGTTCTTGATATTGCTCGGCTGCTTGTCAGCTCTGAGCTTAGTTAGCTTCGCCTTTGTCGACAACTGCTCCGCGTTCCTGTCAGAGCGAGTGAAGGAATCAGAAGCGGCGAAAGAAGAGGAAGCGACGACTGAGCTCGAATCGATCTTTCAGCTGAAGTGGGTTTCCGTGTTAGTGCTGATGGCTTTCTTGAATGCGCTTATGAACGGCGCGCTCCCGTCAGTGCAGACGTACTCGTGCATGCCGTACGGGACGAACATTTACCACTTGGCGGTGACACTGGGCGCCATGGCCAACCCGGCGGCGTGCCTGGCGGGAGTGTGGCTCCAGCCGGTACCGTCGCGTGTCTTGGCCGCTATGCTGACCTTTGTGTTACTGCCGCTCGGGTACATATTTACCACGGCAGCTCTCAGTCCGACGCCGCCTTTGTATTCAGATACTATTGGTCGTGTCTTAGTg GTGTTGTCATGGGTGGCGGTGTCGGGGCTGGTGTCGTACGCGCGCATGTGGGTGTACGGGtgggcgcggcgcggcggcgcgggcggcatGCGCGCGTGCGGCGCCGCCACGCAGGTCGGCTCTGCGCTCGGCTCGCTCGCCTTCTTCTTCATCGTCAACTACGGCAACGTGTTCACTCAGCCGGACGCGTGCCCCGCGCCCTCCTCGTGA
- the LOC125066261 gene encoding solute carrier family 52, riboflavin transporter, member 3-B isoform X1 translates to MSAEKRGGVGGDSGAGVLIALQRTMSLVVDRLNEEKERSPCLGDRANGNITMWGAQRRILLDVLMACWGLGTWLGVNGLYVQLPLLVERLPEGWALPSSMTVAIQLANVGLIAYAILRRLFPRAPDAPYIYILLVIGTVALYLNSFLYTETAMIGGTERSFSFLALTFFAALVGCTSSVLFYPYLRHFRDVYLATYLVGEGLSGFIPSILALIQGIGGEPECVYSPDNSTVTAIYPPARFNSTVFLILLGCLSALSLVSFAFVDNCSAFLSERVKESEAAKEEEATTELESIFQLKWVSVLVLMAFLNALMNGALPSVQTYSCMPYGTNIYHLAVTLGAMANPAACLAGVWLQPVPSRVLAAMLTFVLLPLGYIFTTAALSPTPPLYSDTIGRVLVVLSWVAVSGLVSYARMWVYGWARRGGAGGMRACGAATQVGSALGSLAFFFIVNYGNVFTQPDACPAPSS, encoded by the exons ATGTCGGCGGAGAAGCGAGGCGGAGTCGGCGGCGACAGCGGCGCCGGCGTGCTCATCGCGTTGCAACGCACCATGTCGCTCGTGGTCGACAG gtTAAACGAGGAGAAAGAGAGGTCCCCCTGTCTTGGAGATAGAGCCAACGGCAACATAACGATGTGGGGAGCACAACGACGTATCCTCCTCGATGTGTTGATGGCCTGCTGGGGCCTAGGCACCTGGCTCGGCGTCAATGGTCTTTACGTGCAACTGCCTCTGCTCGTCGAGCGACTGCCCGAAGGATGGGCTCTTCCGTCGTCGATGACGGTCGCCATCCAACTTGCAAACGTTGGCCTGATCGCTTACGCTATCTTAAGAAGACTTTTCCCGCGAGCACCCGATGCtccttacatttatatattgctCGTGATCGGTACAGTGGCTCTCTACCTGAACTCTTTCTTATACACAGAGACTGCGATGATTGGTGGAACCGAACGTTCGTTTTCGTTTTTAGCGCTAACGTTCTTTGCAGCATTAGTGGGCTGCACAAGTTCAGTGTTGTTCTACCCGTACTTAAGACATTTCCGTGACGTCTACCTCGCTACGTACTTAGTGGGTGAAGGATTAAGTGGTTTTATACCGAGTATACTCGCGTTGATTCAAGGTATCGGTGGTGAACCGGAATGCGTTTACTCGCCGGATAACTCGACGGTCACGGCCATATACCCACCGGCGCGGTTCAACTCGACAGTGTTCTTGATATTGCTCGGCTGCTTGTCAGCTCTGAGCTTAGTTAGCTTCGCCTTTGTCGACAACTGCTCCGCGTTCCTGTCAGAGCGAGTGAAGGAATCAGAAGCGGCGAAAGAAGAGGAAGCGACGACTGAGCTCGAATCGATCTTTCAGCTGAAGTGGGTTTCCGTGTTAGTGCTGATGGCTTTCTTGAATGCGCTTATGAACGGCGCGCTCCCGTCAGTGCAGACGTACTCGTGCATGCCGTACGGGACGAACATTTACCACTTGGCGGTGACACTGGGCGCCATGGCCAACCCGGCGGCGTGCCTGGCGGGAGTGTGGCTCCAGCCGGTACCGTCGCGTGTCTTGGCCGCTATGCTGACCTTTGTGTTACTGCCGCTCGGGTACATATTTACCACGGCAGCTCTCAGTCCGACGCCGCCTTTGTATTCAGATACTATTGGTCGTGTCTTAGTg GTGTTGTCATGGGTGGCGGTGTCGGGGCTGGTGTCGTACGCGCGCATGTGGGTGTACGGGtgggcgcggcgcggcggcgcgggcggcatGCGCGCGTGCGGCGCCGCCACGCAGGTCGGCTCTGCGCTCGGCTCGCTCGCCTTCTTCTTCATCGTCAACTACGGCAACGTGTTCACTCAGCCGGACGCGTGCCCCGCGCCCTCCTCGTGA
- the LOC125066261 gene encoding solute carrier family 52, riboflavin transporter, member 3-B isoform X4 codes for MLNEEKERSPCLGDRANGNITMWGAQRRILLDVLMACWGLGTWLGVNGLYVQLPLLVERLPEGWALPSSMTVAIQLANVGLIAYAILRRLFPRAPDAPYIYILLVIGTVALYLNSFLYTETAMIGGTERSFSFLALTFFAALVGCTSSVLFYPYLRHFRDVYLATYLVGEGLSGFIPSILALIQGIGGEPECVYSPDNSTVTAIYPPARFNSTVFLILLGCLSALSLVSFAFVDNCSAFLSERVKESEAAKEEEATTELESIFQLKWVSVLVLMAFLNALMNGALPSVQTYSCMPYGTNIYHLAVTLGAMANPAACLAGVWLQPVPSRVLAAMLTFVLLPLGYIFTTAALSPTPPLYSDTIGRVLVVLSWVAVSGLVSYARMWVYGWARRGGAGGMRACGAATQVGSALGSLAFFFIVNYGNVFTQPDACPAPSS; via the exons at gtTAAACGAGGAGAAAGAGAGGTCCCCCTGTCTTGGAGATAGAGCCAACGGCAACATAACGATGTGGGGAGCACAACGACGTATCCTCCTCGATGTGTTGATGGCCTGCTGGGGCCTAGGCACCTGGCTCGGCGTCAATGGTCTTTACGTGCAACTGCCTCTGCTCGTCGAGCGACTGCCCGAAGGATGGGCTCTTCCGTCGTCGATGACGGTCGCCATCCAACTTGCAAACGTTGGCCTGATCGCTTACGCTATCTTAAGAAGACTTTTCCCGCGAGCACCCGATGCtccttacatttatatattgctCGTGATCGGTACAGTGGCTCTCTACCTGAACTCTTTCTTATACACAGAGACTGCGATGATTGGTGGAACCGAACGTTCGTTTTCGTTTTTAGCGCTAACGTTCTTTGCAGCATTAGTGGGCTGCACAAGTTCAGTGTTGTTCTACCCGTACTTAAGACATTTCCGTGACGTCTACCTCGCTACGTACTTAGTGGGTGAAGGATTAAGTGGTTTTATACCGAGTATACTCGCGTTGATTCAAGGTATCGGTGGTGAACCGGAATGCGTTTACTCGCCGGATAACTCGACGGTCACGGCCATATACCCACCGGCGCGGTTCAACTCGACAGTGTTCTTGATATTGCTCGGCTGCTTGTCAGCTCTGAGCTTAGTTAGCTTCGCCTTTGTCGACAACTGCTCCGCGTTCCTGTCAGAGCGAGTGAAGGAATCAGAAGCGGCGAAAGAAGAGGAAGCGACGACTGAGCTCGAATCGATCTTTCAGCTGAAGTGGGTTTCCGTGTTAGTGCTGATGGCTTTCTTGAATGCGCTTATGAACGGCGCGCTCCCGTCAGTGCAGACGTACTCGTGCATGCCGTACGGGACGAACATTTACCACTTGGCGGTGACACTGGGCGCCATGGCCAACCCGGCGGCGTGCCTGGCGGGAGTGTGGCTCCAGCCGGTACCGTCGCGTGTCTTGGCCGCTATGCTGACCTTTGTGTTACTGCCGCTCGGGTACATATTTACCACGGCAGCTCTCAGTCCGACGCCGCCTTTGTATTCAGATACTATTGGTCGTGTCTTAGTg GTGTTGTCATGGGTGGCGGTGTCGGGGCTGGTGTCGTACGCGCGCATGTGGGTGTACGGGtgggcgcggcgcggcggcgcgggcggcatGCGCGCGTGCGGCGCCGCCACGCAGGTCGGCTCTGCGCTCGGCTCGCTCGCCTTCTTCTTCATCGTCAACTACGGCAACGTGTTCACTCAGCCGGACGCGTGCCCCGCGCCCTCCTCGTGA
- the LOC125066261 gene encoding solute carrier family 52, riboflavin transporter, member 3-B isoform X2, producing MSTLKLITALHCGLNEEKERSPCLGDRANGNITMWGAQRRILLDVLMACWGLGTWLGVNGLYVQLPLLVERLPEGWALPSSMTVAIQLANVGLIAYAILRRLFPRAPDAPYIYILLVIGTVALYLNSFLYTETAMIGGTERSFSFLALTFFAALVGCTSSVLFYPYLRHFRDVYLATYLVGEGLSGFIPSILALIQGIGGEPECVYSPDNSTVTAIYPPARFNSTVFLILLGCLSALSLVSFAFVDNCSAFLSERVKESEAAKEEEATTELESIFQLKWVSVLVLMAFLNALMNGALPSVQTYSCMPYGTNIYHLAVTLGAMANPAACLAGVWLQPVPSRVLAAMLTFVLLPLGYIFTTAALSPTPPLYSDTIGRVLVVLSWVAVSGLVSYARMWVYGWARRGGAGGMRACGAATQVGSALGSLAFFFIVNYGNVFTQPDACPAPSS from the exons ATGTCGACACTAAAACTCATCACAGCACTGCACTGCGG gtTAAACGAGGAGAAAGAGAGGTCCCCCTGTCTTGGAGATAGAGCCAACGGCAACATAACGATGTGGGGAGCACAACGACGTATCCTCCTCGATGTGTTGATGGCCTGCTGGGGCCTAGGCACCTGGCTCGGCGTCAATGGTCTTTACGTGCAACTGCCTCTGCTCGTCGAGCGACTGCCCGAAGGATGGGCTCTTCCGTCGTCGATGACGGTCGCCATCCAACTTGCAAACGTTGGCCTGATCGCTTACGCTATCTTAAGAAGACTTTTCCCGCGAGCACCCGATGCtccttacatttatatattgctCGTGATCGGTACAGTGGCTCTCTACCTGAACTCTTTCTTATACACAGAGACTGCGATGATTGGTGGAACCGAACGTTCGTTTTCGTTTTTAGCGCTAACGTTCTTTGCAGCATTAGTGGGCTGCACAAGTTCAGTGTTGTTCTACCCGTACTTAAGACATTTCCGTGACGTCTACCTCGCTACGTACTTAGTGGGTGAAGGATTAAGTGGTTTTATACCGAGTATACTCGCGTTGATTCAAGGTATCGGTGGTGAACCGGAATGCGTTTACTCGCCGGATAACTCGACGGTCACGGCCATATACCCACCGGCGCGGTTCAACTCGACAGTGTTCTTGATATTGCTCGGCTGCTTGTCAGCTCTGAGCTTAGTTAGCTTCGCCTTTGTCGACAACTGCTCCGCGTTCCTGTCAGAGCGAGTGAAGGAATCAGAAGCGGCGAAAGAAGAGGAAGCGACGACTGAGCTCGAATCGATCTTTCAGCTGAAGTGGGTTTCCGTGTTAGTGCTGATGGCTTTCTTGAATGCGCTTATGAACGGCGCGCTCCCGTCAGTGCAGACGTACTCGTGCATGCCGTACGGGACGAACATTTACCACTTGGCGGTGACACTGGGCGCCATGGCCAACCCGGCGGCGTGCCTGGCGGGAGTGTGGCTCCAGCCGGTACCGTCGCGTGTCTTGGCCGCTATGCTGACCTTTGTGTTACTGCCGCTCGGGTACATATTTACCACGGCAGCTCTCAGTCCGACGCCGCCTTTGTATTCAGATACTATTGGTCGTGTCTTAGTg GTGTTGTCATGGGTGGCGGTGTCGGGGCTGGTGTCGTACGCGCGCATGTGGGTGTACGGGtgggcgcggcgcggcggcgcgggcggcatGCGCGCGTGCGGCGCCGCCACGCAGGTCGGCTCTGCGCTCGGCTCGCTCGCCTTCTTCTTCATCGTCAACTACGGCAACGTGTTCACTCAGCCGGACGCGTGCCCCGCGCCCTCCTCGTGA
- the LOC125066261 gene encoding solute carrier family 52, riboflavin transporter, member 3-B isoform X3 has product MCSLTRLNEEKERSPCLGDRANGNITMWGAQRRILLDVLMACWGLGTWLGVNGLYVQLPLLVERLPEGWALPSSMTVAIQLANVGLIAYAILRRLFPRAPDAPYIYILLVIGTVALYLNSFLYTETAMIGGTERSFSFLALTFFAALVGCTSSVLFYPYLRHFRDVYLATYLVGEGLSGFIPSILALIQGIGGEPECVYSPDNSTVTAIYPPARFNSTVFLILLGCLSALSLVSFAFVDNCSAFLSERVKESEAAKEEEATTELESIFQLKWVSVLVLMAFLNALMNGALPSVQTYSCMPYGTNIYHLAVTLGAMANPAACLAGVWLQPVPSRVLAAMLTFVLLPLGYIFTTAALSPTPPLYSDTIGRVLVVLSWVAVSGLVSYARMWVYGWARRGGAGGMRACGAATQVGSALGSLAFFFIVNYGNVFTQPDACPAPSS; this is encoded by the exons ATGTGCAGCTTAACAAG gtTAAACGAGGAGAAAGAGAGGTCCCCCTGTCTTGGAGATAGAGCCAACGGCAACATAACGATGTGGGGAGCACAACGACGTATCCTCCTCGATGTGTTGATGGCCTGCTGGGGCCTAGGCACCTGGCTCGGCGTCAATGGTCTTTACGTGCAACTGCCTCTGCTCGTCGAGCGACTGCCCGAAGGATGGGCTCTTCCGTCGTCGATGACGGTCGCCATCCAACTTGCAAACGTTGGCCTGATCGCTTACGCTATCTTAAGAAGACTTTTCCCGCGAGCACCCGATGCtccttacatttatatattgctCGTGATCGGTACAGTGGCTCTCTACCTGAACTCTTTCTTATACACAGAGACTGCGATGATTGGTGGAACCGAACGTTCGTTTTCGTTTTTAGCGCTAACGTTCTTTGCAGCATTAGTGGGCTGCACAAGTTCAGTGTTGTTCTACCCGTACTTAAGACATTTCCGTGACGTCTACCTCGCTACGTACTTAGTGGGTGAAGGATTAAGTGGTTTTATACCGAGTATACTCGCGTTGATTCAAGGTATCGGTGGTGAACCGGAATGCGTTTACTCGCCGGATAACTCGACGGTCACGGCCATATACCCACCGGCGCGGTTCAACTCGACAGTGTTCTTGATATTGCTCGGCTGCTTGTCAGCTCTGAGCTTAGTTAGCTTCGCCTTTGTCGACAACTGCTCCGCGTTCCTGTCAGAGCGAGTGAAGGAATCAGAAGCGGCGAAAGAAGAGGAAGCGACGACTGAGCTCGAATCGATCTTTCAGCTGAAGTGGGTTTCCGTGTTAGTGCTGATGGCTTTCTTGAATGCGCTTATGAACGGCGCGCTCCCGTCAGTGCAGACGTACTCGTGCATGCCGTACGGGACGAACATTTACCACTTGGCGGTGACACTGGGCGCCATGGCCAACCCGGCGGCGTGCCTGGCGGGAGTGTGGCTCCAGCCGGTACCGTCGCGTGTCTTGGCCGCTATGCTGACCTTTGTGTTACTGCCGCTCGGGTACATATTTACCACGGCAGCTCTCAGTCCGACGCCGCCTTTGTATTCAGATACTATTGGTCGTGTCTTAGTg GTGTTGTCATGGGTGGCGGTGTCGGGGCTGGTGTCGTACGCGCGCATGTGGGTGTACGGGtgggcgcggcgcggcggcgcgggcggcatGCGCGCGTGCGGCGCCGCCACGCAGGTCGGCTCTGCGCTCGGCTCGCTCGCCTTCTTCTTCATCGTCAACTACGGCAACGTGTTCACTCAGCCGGACGCGTGCCCCGCGCCCTCCTCGTGA